From one Suicoccus acidiformans genomic stretch:
- a CDS encoding hydrolase, with product MSKEQRMKSDFTYDNQHLTYQSVTTQLNENNETEIIIRDVEPTTPVKTKKFIPSYQATLKSRIVEVPEEIYEASGIMILGQRIKSLLFTTDVAIIKNSNAQSVMAVYPFTPQLTIMQAILNVSSAPVFLGVGGGTTTGKRSVDLAFQAEQLGGYGVVVNAPMQNEVIKQINEAIDIPVIATVSSPYDDYIGKLESGADMLNISGGAGTAALVAKIRAEVGPTVPIIATGGPTGDTITKTIQAGANAITYTPPASEEIFATLMEKYREDSKHKD from the coding sequence ATGAGCAAAGAGCAGCGAATGAAGTCAGATTTTACTTATGATAATCAACATTTAACCTATCAATCTGTCACAACGCAGTTGAATGAGAATAATGAAACGGAAATTATCATTCGAGACGTTGAGCCGACGACACCGGTTAAGACAAAGAAATTTATTCCAAGTTATCAAGCGACATTAAAGAGCAGAATTGTAGAAGTTCCTGAAGAAATCTACGAAGCTTCAGGTATTATGATTTTAGGCCAACGGATTAAGTCGCTGTTATTTACAACAGATGTTGCCATTATTAAGAATAGCAATGCCCAATCTGTTATGGCGGTTTATCCCTTTACCCCGCAATTAACAATTATGCAAGCGATTCTGAATGTATCTTCTGCCCCAGTCTTTCTCGGAGTAGGCGGGGGGACGACAACAGGCAAGCGCAGTGTAGATTTAGCTTTTCAAGCGGAGCAACTGGGTGGATACGGTGTTGTTGTCAATGCTCCTATGCAGAATGAGGTCATTAAGCAAATTAATGAAGCGATTGACATTCCGGTGATTGCAACGGTTTCTTCTCCTTACGATGATTATATCGGTAAATTAGAAAGTGGCGCGGATATGTTGAATATCTCTGGAGGCGCAGGCACGGCCGCTTTAGTAGCGAAGATTCGGGCGGAAGTTGGTCCAACAGTACCGATTATTGCCACAGGAGGCCCGACGGGCGATACAATCACGAAAACGATTCAAGCAGGAGCTAATGCGATTACTTATACACCACCTGCGAGTGAGGAAATCTTTGCGACCTTAATGGAGAAATACCGTGAAGATAGTAAG
- a CDS encoding ArsR/SmtB family transcription factor, giving the protein MQEYQFKDEKTIEAIADRLEDEVDNDDFKEVANTFRVLGDLKRLKIIAFLHDQGDLCVYEIAKLLDASIATTSHHLMILRNQGLIQCVKQGKHVIYSLNDDRVLRLIAIAEQINAEQLAGIYR; this is encoded by the coding sequence ATGCAAGAATATCAATTTAAGGATGAGAAGACGATTGAAGCGATTGCTGATCGTTTAGAAGATGAAGTAGACAATGATGATTTTAAGGAAGTAGCCAATACATTTCGAGTATTAGGCGATTTAAAGCGCTTGAAAATTATTGCATTTCTGCATGATCAAGGTGATTTATGTGTATATGAAATTGCGAAGTTGTTGGATGCCTCAATTGCCACAACCTCCCATCATTTGATGATTTTGCGCAATCAAGGGCTTATCCAATGTGTGAAGCAAGGTAAGCATGTGATTTATTCACTAAATGATGATCGAGTCTTGCGCTTGATTGCTATCGCAGAGCAGATTAATGCTGAACAATTGGCCGGTATTTATCGTTAA
- a CDS encoding HAD family hydrolase yields the protein MLKAILFDKDGTLIELGETWDEPSVEVVDLLLGRKVLSATERKRMDRLLGINESRTGLIPNSLFATGSIEEQADILAEYLNEDPKELAHFIESHYLNYIQHAKMPAKLMSGSIEVLKALEKDYILGVVTNDNRSITMVTLERTGLLDYMSFVACADDFGPKPKPDALHVFAQEYEVSLDEIAYVGDSSIDMAYGQLTQAAIGLAIDDAHLAHLEEADYIIRSLEELPEIIRRIEERLEK from the coding sequence ATGCTTAAAGCTATTTTGTTTGACAAAGATGGCACGCTGATTGAGTTGGGAGAAACTTGGGATGAGCCGAGTGTCGAAGTGGTAGATTTATTGCTAGGGCGAAAAGTATTGAGTGCTACTGAGAGGAAGCGGATGGACCGTTTATTAGGTATAAACGAGTCACGCACAGGTCTTATACCGAACTCCCTTTTTGCGACGGGGAGTATCGAAGAACAAGCGGATATCCTTGCTGAATATTTAAACGAGGACCCCAAGGAGCTAGCTCATTTTATTGAGTCGCATTATTTAAACTATATCCAACATGCAAAGATGCCGGCGAAATTGATGTCCGGAAGTATAGAAGTGTTAAAGGCTTTAGAAAAGGACTACATTCTAGGTGTGGTGACGAATGATAATCGAAGTATTACGATGGTTACCTTAGAGCGAACAGGCTTATTGGACTATATGTCCTTTGTAGCTTGCGCGGATGATTTCGGACCGAAGCCTAAACCTGACGCGCTTCATGTCTTTGCCCAGGAGTATGAGGTTAGCTTGGATGAAATTGCGTATGTGGGTGACTCAAGTATTGATATGGCCTATGGGCAACTGACACAAGCAGCGATTGGTTTAGCCATTGATGACGCCCACTTAGCGCATTTAGAAGAGGCTGATTATATTATACGTTCTTTAGAGGAACTGCCGGAAATTATCCGACGAATTGAAGAAAGATTGGAGAAGTAA